tacttgacaaggctgcagttatcccagctgctggtgcaccttttccttaCCGTGTTTTCCCTTCCACTCAACTCTCTGTGAATGTGTTATAACCTTTACACCATTTTCTAATGTTCTGAGACACAGAAGTTTAGGTTTTCATTATCAGAAAGCCATAATCAGGAAGAAAAGACTTGAAGTATTTAACTCTATGTGTGATGATGTTATGtgtgtttcactttctgaaatgagggacaagaaatacagatttttttcaagacattgtaatttttaaaaatgtacctgTATACACATACCTGGCTTGAGCTCTTCTGTCAATTTGTTAAATTAAGTAAATGAAGTTGTATTATCTTGATGCACAATATCAATACAACTTCATGCatccattcatgaatgaatgaatgaagttgTATTACCTTTGGGCACAAGATGTGaattgtttagtttatttacttttttactgtattttagtcTGGACTATCCAAGTTTTTTTCTATAACATGCAATATAGATGGTATTACATGTATTACATGTAATGAAAGAGAATAGAACATCTTTTGGACCAGTTCTTGCTTCTActtgaataaaaatacattgaaataatGTCACTGTTACTTGCAGGGTTGTAGTGTTTGTACTACTACTGTTTTCTCTCTGTGATTTTCAACTGTTTCCTCCATATTCAATATTTCATATTCGCCTCTCGTCCAGAGAACTTTTTAATCGATCGCAGATAACACGATTTTACACGCATGCGCACAGCTGGTTCTTCCTTTCTGCTAGCCTCTCCGCCATGGCGCCTATTGTGAGTGAACTGCTCTGCTATTACACTCTTAACTACTGCTTAATACTCAGAGTGAGATCCATAGAAGCGGATGATGTGAAAGTAGAAACGCATTTTAAGGTTTTAGAGCCAGAATATACAGCTAGGGCTCGGTTCTGAGGAGGATTATTCTAAGTTTGGTTCTGCGGCGGCCTGTTAGCTTTTAACATACCACGTTGTTAGCTCGGCTGATGGCAGCGCTGAGGTTCTTCAGAGATTCTAAAGCTTTTATGTGGTTCTGACTGGCGGGATCAAACGGTTCGCTGAAACCGAGCTGAACCAAACAGTTACACCTTTAACAATCAGCCTTCATTAAAACTGTTCCGAGTTAAACGAGGTGTGTTTTCTTATCGCAGCAGAAGAAGCAGAACACCGGCAAAGGTGGGAAGAAGAAAAAGCAGGTGCTGAAGTTCACTCTGGACTGCACCCATCCTGTTGAAGATGGCATCATGGACGCTGCTAACTTTGTAAGTTCAGCTTTCCTCGTCTCACAGAGAAGCATGGATCTGAAGGGGGTTCAGCAGCTCTTTACTACAGTCTTTATGTGCTTGTTGTATTTCAGGTTGTAGAAGTGGTCAGCTTCTAGTTTCCACTTCTACACAGACATTGATTGACAGACACCAGTCTCACTCAGACCAGATTGATGTTAAAAAGCCTCTCCCAGCCTCGGCGTTTACTGAACTAATGGGTCGAAGTTGACCCAGTTCTGTTGTGCATCTGATCACCTTGAGGACTAGTCACTGCCAGGCCACCATACAAATCAAAGACCAACGCAGCATCTCAGTTTTCTGGTGCTCATCAACTGTCCAGAATCAGGCTTATCTGAGAAATACTTTGATCTGCAGATTAACGCACAAAGGAAGGCAttcaacacttttctttttaatttgaagTCCTAAATAAATCTGGACATCCTACATGAGCGTCACAACACAGAGctcatttaaataatattaggTATACGGGGAATGCTTCACACTATCAATGCCCTTAGTTCTCTGATCCCGCTGCATGTTCTGAAAGCACACAGTCCGTGATCTCACCCCAGTGACTGATGATGTGAAGGACAAAATGATCTGTAAAGGGGGGTTGTGGGATGATCACAAAGCTATAAACTACAAAcacttgatttttttcagtgaCTCTCATGATTAGTAAATGTTTGAACTAGTAATGCGTTCAAAATAAACCAATCATTACAAACCTTTTTCTACCTTAAGTATCAGCTAACGTGCTGATTACATAATGTGATGGCTCAGTGTAAGAAGACAGATTTCAAGgggagaaaaaaatgcatttatctCTCAAAAGCTCGTTGTCAtgtcaacagaaaaaaagaagtgtTGAACAGCATTTTCTGTTGTGTGACAGAATCAGATTTCCCAACATGGCAGCATGAAGCCCCAGTCTGCAACCTAAAATTATTACCCAGTTCTTCTCCCTCAGATGGTTACGTTACTAGGGCAGAAACATAATGTTGAACTTTGGTTCCAGTTCTGTCACATCATTACTTGGCTTCATGTTGGTGTCCTTtaatagaaatatgtttagttgAGTGTTATTTTTTCAATCAAAGAAAGGCTGTGTTCAATTTCCAGGAGCAGTTCCTGCAGGAGCGCATCAAGGTGAACGGGAAAGCTGGCAACCTGGGCGGGGGTGTGGTGTCCATCGAGAGAAGCAAGAGCAAGATTACAGTTTCCTCTGAGGTTCCTTTCTCCAAAAGGTAAGGAGAACTCTGTGTTTGCATTATGCTAATTTCACGGTTCTGTGActcaaaattgtttaaaaaaaaaaaaaggatggtGTTTCCAGCTCCACAGAAAAAGATAAATGTTTGGCTACGTGTGTTCAGATTTACCAAGCTATTGACCTCCAGGGTCATACATAGAACAGTAGTTCTGTGTAGAAAACCTGACAGCTGTAGCAGTAATCGCCGAAAAGTCGTCGT
This DNA window, taken from Girardinichthys multiradiatus isolate DD_20200921_A chromosome 1, DD_fGirMul_XY1, whole genome shotgun sequence, encodes the following:
- the LOC124867017 gene encoding 60S ribosomal protein L22-like; amino-acid sequence: MAPIQKKQNTGKGGKKKKQVLKFTLDCTHPVEDGIMDAANFEQFLQERIKVNGKAGNLGGGVVSIERSKSKITVSSEVPFSKRYLKYLTKKYLKKNNLRDWLRVVANTKESYELRYFQINQDEEEEEDED